The following are encoded in a window of Microcaecilia unicolor chromosome 14, aMicUni1.1, whole genome shotgun sequence genomic DNA:
- the TDRKH gene encoding tudor and KH domain-containing protein: MSATESYWTNLSTQQKVAVSLGIPACITIAYILYRRYRESKDENVAFIGEDDIEVEMKVPQEAVKLIIGRQGAIIKQLRKETGARIDVDDSENARGDRVLLISGIPVQVCRAKETIRRILSENMPVSEELLVPQRAVGRIIGRGGETIRVISKSSGAKVFCSREPDDKLALTRTITVTGTQKEVEAAKQLIQEKVLEEEALKKKVLQSVSSRCQRKQPIGVRRVDVGPGAKDEQALSHQSGDFSNSLRDVPDQCRRTQEHMLPSELQKQKASDVEDDLQASVTAPSAEDVYKFEIPSPDFSFKADEHLDVYVCASENPNHFWIQILGSRSLQLDKLATEMSQYYESYSQSLELLSVGVGDIVAAPYTHDRLWYRAKVLGILDNGNLDLYYVDFGDNGEAALGELRVLRSDFLSLPFQAIECSLAGIGPAGEQWSEEALDEFDRLTYCAEWKPLVAKLSSYSQTGVCTWPQVQLYDFSDRKSIEVGQELIRLGHAVQRPQVKEVGIGDRGDHSVTTDGTDPPQQLLEDADASRHRLFLESRRSPEELRTLSCLSLSDQSIEVLRADQEMQGTSLAPVLPLPLYSMSSSTPSRDAENPGTLTTSLYRKKAGAMQEPKDCCAEETTLEGCAEGAALLNKDSVNMKPAREVNAGTSLGEVCEISSSTSAGDSSTALSSLSSGDSLGLDSTTYSLRGCFYYLSSEEPCSSVFDSHSGSEREFSSISSCMGNSSRENASMSASREDLLDKELL, translated from the exons ATGTCTGCTACAGAGAGTTACTGGACTAACTTGAGCACACAGCAAAAAGTGGCTGTGAGCCTCGGCATTCCTGCTTGTATCACCATCGCCTATATCTTATATCGTCGATACCGGGAGAGTaaag ATGAGAATGTGGCATTTATTGGAGAGGATGATATCGAAGTAGAGATGAAGGTCCCTCAGGAGGCTGTGAAACTGATAATTGGACGGCAGGGTGCAATTATAAAACAG CTGAGAAAAGAGACGGGGGCTCGTATTGATGTTGATGATTCAGAAAACGCACGGGGTGACCGTGTGCTGCTAATCAGCGGGATACCGGTACAGGTCTGCAGAGCTAAGGAAACCATCCGTCGTATCCTGAGTGAGaacatgcctgtgtcagaggagCTCCTTGTCCCCCAGCGGGCCGTGGGACGCATTATTG gcagGGGAGGAGAGACGATCAGGGTGATCTCCAAGAGCTCCGGAGCCAAAGTGTTCTGTTCACGGGAGCCAGACGACAAGCTGGCGCTGACGAGGACCATCACTGTGACTGGCACCCAGAAGGAGGTGGAAGCGGCAAAG CAACTGATCCAGGAAAAAGTGCTGGAGGAGGAAGCTTTGAAAAAGAAGGTGTTGCAGTCCGTTTCCTCCCGCTGCCAGCGCAAGCAGCCCATTGGTGTGCGGAGGGTGGATGTGGGTCCTGGAGCCAAGGACGAGCAAGCTTTATCCCACCAGAGCGGCGATTTCAGCAACAGCCTGCGAGATGTTCCAGACCAGTGTAGAAGAACACAGGAGCATATGTTGCCCTCAGAGCTACAAAAGCAGAAAGCATCAGACGTGGAAGATGACCTTCAGGCATCTGTGACCGCACCATCTGCAGAAGATGTGTATAAATTTGAAA TACCCAGCCCAGACTTCAGTTTCAAGGCTGATGAACATCTGGACGTTTACGTGTGTGCCAGCGAGAACCCCAATCACTTCTGGATCCAGATCCTGGGATCACGCTCCCTGCAGCTGGATAAACTGGCCACGGAGATGTCTCAGTACTACGAGTCCTACAGCCAGTCT TTGGAGCTGCTGTCCGTTGGTGTGGGAGATATTGTGGCTGCCCCATACACACATGACAGACTTTGGTACCGAGCTAAAGTTCTGGGCATCTTGGACAACGGAAATTTGGACCTTTATTATGTGGATTTTGGGGATAATGGAGAAGCTGCACTGGGAGAACTACGCGTGCTCAG GAGTGACTTCCTGAGTCTGCCATTCCAGGCCATCGAATGCAGCCTGGCAGGAATCGGCCCAGCCG GTGAGCAGTGGTCAGAGGAAGCCCTGGATGAGTTTGATCGGCTGACATACTGTGCGGAGTGGAAACCTTTAGTGGCAAAGCTTTCTAGCTACTCACAGACTGGGGTGTGTACTTGGCCACAGGTCCAGCTGTACGACTTCTCTGATAGAAAG AGCATCGAGGTTGGGCAGGAGCTAATTCGCCTTGGTCACGCTGTGCAGCGTCCACAGGTCAAGGAGGTGGGGATCGGAGACCGAGGTGACCACAGTGTAACAACGGACGGCACAGATCCACCGCAGCAGCTACTG GAAGATGCGGATGCCTCCCGACACAGGTTGTTTTTGGAGAGCCGAAGAAGTCCAGAAGAGCTGCGCACCCTGTCCTGCCTCAGCCTCTCTG ATCAATCCATTGAAGTACTGCGAGCTGACCAAGAAATGCAAGGCACTTCCCTGGCACCAGTCCTTCCACTCCCGCTATATTCCATGTCGTCCTCCACTCCCTCTCGCGATGCTGAGAATCCTGGCACTCTCACCACCAGCCTGTACCGGAAGAAAGCAGGGGCCATGCAGGAACCCAAGGATTGCTGTGCTGAAGAGACTACATTGGAGGGCTGTGCTGAAGGGGCAGCCCTGCTAAATAAGGACTCTGTAAACATGAAGCCTGCCAGGGAGGTGAATGCTGGAACATCCCTGGGAGAAGTATGTGAAATATCGAGTTCTACTAGTGCAGGTGACTCTTCTACTGCCCTCTCCAGTCTGAGCTCTGGCGACTCACTGGGCCTGGACAGTACCACCTATTCTCTCCGAGGCTGTTTCTACTACCTGTCATCAGAGGAACCCTGCAGTTCTGTCTTTGACAGTCACTCAGGATCTGAGCGGGAGTTTTCAAGCATCAGCTCCTGCATGGGGAATAGTAGTAGAG AAAATGCTTCCATGTCTGCAAGCAGAGAGGACCTCCTGGATAAAGAACTGCTCTGA